The Iamia majanohamensis genome window below encodes:
- a CDS encoding heavy metal translocating P-type ATPase yields the protein MTCASCAARIEDRLNRVDGVTATVNFATARATARTAGDVSADDLVAEVEAVGYGAAVDDPDAEVGDPDAEEARGYRTRLVVSALLTVPVVLMAMVPALQVDGWQWISLALATPVVTWGAWPFHRATLTNLRHGAATMDTLVSMGVLAAYGWSLYALLLGDAGTIGLTHGVSLRPERGMASQQIYLEVAAGVSTFLLAGRTAEARARSRSGAALRALMEMGARDVAVLRDGEEVRLPVEQLGVGDRFVVRPGEKVATDGTVVDGTSAVDESMLTGEPVPVEVGPGDEVTGATVNAGGRLVVEATRVGSDTALAQIARLVRDAQSGKARVQRLADRVSAVFVPAVLVIALLTLTGWLLLAPDEPATAAFTAAVAVLIIACPCALGLATPTALMVGTGRGAQLGILIKGPEVLESTRAVDTVVLDKTGTVTTGEMELARVVADEDVDEAEALRRAGSLEDASEHPIARAVAAGARARGVALAPVEGFANASGLGVTGAVDGVEVVVGRQRFLADRGLDVSGALEAAREDAESAGATPVLVGWDGAARAVLVVADTVKPTSAEAVAGLRELGLRPVLLTGDNARAGRAVAAEVGIDEVVAEVLPAEKVDAVRRLQDEGRVVAVVGDGVNDAAALAQADLGLAMGTGTDVAMEASDLTLVRGDLRAAVDAIRLARRTLSTIKGNLFWAFAYNVAALPLAALGLLNPMIAGAAMAASSVLVVTNSLRLRRFRSSSTG from the coding sequence ATGACCTGCGCCTCGTGCGCGGCGCGGATCGAGGACCGCCTCAACCGCGTGGACGGCGTGACCGCCACCGTCAACTTCGCCACCGCCCGGGCCACCGCCCGCACCGCGGGGGACGTCTCGGCCGACGACCTGGTCGCCGAGGTCGAGGCCGTGGGGTACGGGGCCGCGGTCGACGACCCCGACGCCGAGGTCGGGGACCCCGACGCCGAGGAGGCACGCGGCTACCGCACCCGCCTCGTCGTCTCCGCCCTCCTGACGGTGCCCGTGGTCCTCATGGCCATGGTCCCGGCCCTGCAGGTCGACGGCTGGCAGTGGATCTCCCTCGCCCTGGCCACCCCGGTCGTCACGTGGGGGGCCTGGCCCTTCCACCGGGCGACCCTCACCAACCTCCGCCACGGCGCCGCCACCATGGACACCCTCGTGTCGATGGGCGTGCTGGCCGCCTACGGGTGGTCGCTCTACGCCCTGCTCCTGGGCGACGCCGGCACCATCGGGCTCACCCACGGGGTCAGCCTCCGCCCCGAGCGGGGCATGGCCTCCCAGCAGATCTACCTCGAGGTGGCGGCGGGCGTGTCCACCTTCCTGCTGGCCGGCCGCACGGCCGAGGCCCGGGCGCGCAGCCGCTCCGGCGCCGCCCTCCGGGCGCTGATGGAGATGGGCGCCCGCGACGTGGCCGTCCTCCGCGACGGCGAGGAGGTGCGGCTCCCCGTCGAGCAGCTCGGCGTCGGCGACCGCTTCGTCGTCCGCCCGGGGGAGAAGGTGGCGACCGACGGCACCGTGGTCGACGGCACCTCGGCGGTCGACGAGTCCATGCTCACCGGCGAGCCCGTGCCCGTCGAGGTGGGCCCGGGCGACGAGGTCACCGGGGCCACCGTCAACGCCGGTGGGCGCCTGGTGGTCGAGGCCACGCGCGTCGGCTCCGACACCGCGCTGGCCCAGATCGCCCGCCTGGTCCGCGACGCCCAGTCGGGCAAGGCCCGGGTCCAGCGCCTGGCCGACCGGGTGTCGGCCGTGTTCGTGCCCGCCGTGCTGGTGATCGCCCTGCTCACCCTGACGGGGTGGCTGCTGCTGGCCCCCGACGAGCCCGCCACCGCGGCCTTCACCGCCGCCGTCGCCGTCCTGATCATCGCCTGCCCCTGCGCCCTGGGCCTGGCCACACCGACCGCACTGATGGTCGGCACCGGCCGGGGCGCCCAGCTGGGCATCCTCATCAAGGGCCCCGAGGTCCTGGAGTCGACCCGTGCGGTGGACACCGTGGTGCTCGACAAGACCGGCACCGTCACCACCGGGGAGATGGAGCTGGCGCGGGTCGTCGCCGACGAGGACGTCGACGAGGCCGAGGCCCTGCGCCGGGCCGGGTCCCTGGAGGATGCCTCCGAGCACCCCATCGCCCGGGCCGTGGCGGCCGGGGCCCGGGCGCGCGGCGTCGCCCTCGCCCCCGTCGAGGGCTTCGCCAACGCCTCGGGCCTCGGGGTCACCGGCGCCGTCGACGGCGTCGAGGTCGTCGTCGGTCGCCAGCGCTTCCTCGCCGACCGGGGCCTGGACGTCTCCGGCGCCCTGGAGGCCGCCCGCGAGGACGCCGAGTCCGCCGGGGCCACTCCCGTGCTCGTCGGGTGGGACGGCGCGGCCCGGGCCGTGCTGGTCGTGGCCGACACCGTGAAGCCGACGTCGGCCGAGGCCGTCGCCGGCCTGCGGGAGCTGGGCCTGCGCCCCGTGTTGCTCACCGGCGACAACGCGCGGGCCGGCCGGGCCGTCGCCGCCGAGGTCGGCATCGACGAGGTGGTGGCCGAGGTGCTGCCGGCCGAGAAGGTCGACGCCGTCCGTCGCCTCCAGGACGAGGGCCGGGTCGTGGCCGTGGTCGGTGACGGGGTCAACGACGCCGCCGCCCTGGCCCAGGCCGACCTGGGGCTGGCCATGGGCACCGGCACCGACGTGGCCATGGAGGCCAGCGACCTCACCCTGGTGCGGGGCGACCTGCGGGCCGCGGTCGACGCCATCCGCCTGGCCCGCCGCACCCTGTCGACGATCAAGGGCAACCTGTTCTGGGCCTTCGCCTACAACGTGGCCGCCCTGCCCCTGGCCGCCCTCGGCCTGCTCAACCCCATGATCGCCGGGGCGGCCATGGCCGCCAGCAGCGTCCTGGTGGTCACCAACAGCCTCCGTCTCCGCCGCTTCCGGTCGTCCTCGACCGGTTGA
- the ligD gene encoding non-homologous end-joining DNA ligase gives MAEEPAPGEDGPPRWLDPMAATLARPDESPSGDWRFERKLDGVRVVAYCDGDHVRLLSRNRIRQEDVYPEVVDALRDGLALPAVVDGEVVAFAGDVTSFELLQQRMHVHDEARSRRSSVPVTYLAFDLLWLAGRDVRSLPWRDRRTLLEQVLEVDEAVRLTEVLEGDPDVLRARARTEGWEGLIAKRADSTYQGRRSRDWLKLKVVREQEMVVVGFTEPSGGRLHLGALLLGYHDGDRLRFGGKVGTGFTAAVLKDLRARLDPLEVAVPPVDDPPREPTAHWVRPELVTQVGFGEWSAAGRLRHPRYKGLREDTDPAAVVREEPPA, from the coding sequence GTGGCTGAGGAGCCCGCCCCGGGCGAGGACGGTCCGCCCCGCTGGCTCGACCCCATGGCGGCCACCCTGGCCCGCCCGGACGAGTCGCCGTCGGGCGACTGGCGCTTCGAACGCAAGCTCGACGGTGTCCGCGTCGTCGCCTACTGCGACGGGGACCACGTGCGCCTGCTGTCGCGCAACCGGATCCGCCAGGAGGACGTCTACCCCGAGGTCGTCGACGCGCTGCGGGACGGCCTGGCCCTCCCCGCCGTCGTCGACGGGGAGGTGGTCGCCTTCGCCGGCGACGTCACCTCCTTCGAGCTGCTCCAGCAGCGGATGCACGTCCACGACGAGGCCCGCTCCCGGCGGTCGTCGGTGCCGGTCACCTACCTGGCCTTCGACCTCCTCTGGCTGGCCGGGCGCGACGTGCGGTCGCTGCCGTGGCGGGACCGGCGGACGCTGCTCGAGCAGGTGCTCGAGGTCGACGAGGCGGTCCGGTTGACCGAGGTGCTGGAGGGCGATCCCGACGTCCTGCGCGCCCGGGCCCGGACCGAGGGCTGGGAGGGCCTCATCGCCAAGCGGGCCGACAGCACCTACCAGGGGCGGCGCAGCAGGGACTGGCTCAAGCTCAAGGTCGTGCGGGAGCAGGAGATGGTCGTCGTCGGCTTCACCGAGCCGTCGGGAGGCCGCCTCCACCTCGGCGCGCTGCTGCTCGGCTACCACGACGGCGACCGGCTCCGCTTCGGCGGCAAGGTCGGCACCGGCTTCACGGCCGCGGTGCTGAAGGACCTGCGGGCCCGGCTCGACCCCCTCGAGGTCGCCGTCCCCCCGGTCGACGACCCGCCCCGCGAGCCCACCGCCCACTGGGTCCGCCCCGAGCTGGTGACCCAGGTCGGCTTCGGCGAGTGGAGCGCCGCCGGCCGCCTCCGCCACCCCCGCTACAAGGGACTCCGGGAGGACACGGACCCCGCCGCCGTCGTCCGCGAGGAGCCCCCGGCCTGA
- a CDS encoding type I polyketide synthase produces the protein MGTSHTTRPEAAPALVIASDPVGRANPDLVVAATRAGAVGLLDLRSGPPGPGGGDAVRRADPALVGLRIGLGDVDGLTDGLTTVPEARGPVVVAARAAALDEVRAGIAAVVAAADGREVLAEVTDRTAAVAAVEAGATGVLGVGSEAGGRIGEVESSILLQQLRADLDPAVPVWAWGGIGLHSAAAAVAGGAAGVVLDGQLALVRESALGDEARAAVAAMDGSETRVVGGHRLFTRPDLEVATLPDTTTPEEVAARVGPDLRDDLLPIGADGAAAESFARRFGTVGGVVQAVTTAVRSHLEAARTHQPLASGHGVAASHGTRHPLAQGPMTRVSDRAAFAASVAEGGALPFLALALMGGSEVRDLLTETAERLGDRPWGVGILGFVPPEVREAQLEAVHDVAPPVALIAGGRPSQARPLEDAGIATYLHVPSPGLLDRFLKDGARRFVFEGRECGGHVGPRSSFSLWDAQIERLLADDDPSSLHVLLAGGIHDARSGAMAATAAAPLAARGAHVGALMGTAYLFTPEAVAGGAITPTFQEVAVGCTRTVLLETAPGHATRCVETDYVRAFRARRDDLEAEGVEAQARWAELETLNLGRLRMASKGLTRDGDHLVELDDAAQRRDGMFMIGEVATVHCEVSSVEQLHRSVSEGSVDVVEAVAGTAPVRAVDRPEGPAPLDVAVVGMASFFPGAPDADAFWANVVGGVNSITEVPAERWDVDTYYDPEAVTRDAGRKTPSRWGGFLDRIGFDPLAYGIPPASLAAVEPVQLLSLEVAARALADAGYATREFDRDRASVVFGAESGNDLAGAYGFRAYFPSVLGDLPPELDAHLPAYTEDSFPGVLTNVIAGRIANRLDLGGVNYTLDAACASSLAAVDAAAKELVSGSSDLVVCGGADLHNGLNDYLLFASVHALSPTGQCRTFDRDADGIALGEGIAAVILKRRADAERDGDRIYAVLDAVAGSSDGRHLGLTAPRKEGQQRAVTRALARSGRSAAEIGLVEAHGTGTVVGDRTELATLTELYAAEGSAPGSAVVGSVKSQIGHTKCAAGLAGLIKAVRAVHHGVLPPTLNVVDPNPYWDPATSPFRLLDTARPWLDDERRAAVSAFGFGGTNFHAIVSAAEAEVAPHGLDRWPAELVLVRGASAEEARTRTAELADLVDRIVEADPRGQRHRLRDVARTACAAGEGPVRTAVVASDLADLAAGLRAALAGTDRPGVFVAGPEVDEAAPPTVAFLYPGQGSQRPGMLGDLFVAFPQLRDVLRTGRRWVELMLPPAAFGKEARAAQREALTATQVAQPTLGMAALAMTRLLGQVGVAPAMAGGHSYGELAALAAAGAFDDATLLDLSRTRGEAITEAIAASGGDAGAMAAVRLDRAALEGRLDAWPGVVVANHNGPTQAVLSGPTAAVEAAVEALTAEGTKAKLLPVACAFHSPLVASAGSQLRDAVHRAEVGELAFPVWSNVTAAPYRDASEVPDLLGRQVAEGVRFVDQVEAMYEAGARVFVEAGPGRVLTQQVADVLGDRPHHMVATDVAGEAGLPRFLLALAELAALGVPVDASPLFAGRARLLSTRALPAPTPGWEVDGMLTRTADGRPVAGGLQPADTMPTLSLGALGGAPPSAGADQAVLEYLRSVRELVAAERDVMLGYLGAPVTASPSLGPVEGASPAALVATATPAADDQGAAPTRAARPTGDALLTVVLELVSDRTGYPVDMLDPDLDLEADLSIDSIKRIEIIGELAEAIGLGAAGDAIDESVVEELAALKSLRAIVTWIDASADLLGAPDAVPAPPASAAARPTGDALLTVVLELVSDRTGYPVDMLDPDLDLEADLSIDSIKRIEIIGELAEAIGLGAAGNAIDESVVEELAALKSLRAIVTWIDASADDPGAGEAPEAAPAADDEGAPDGPPVPPGALRHEVELVDLGPVADPADLGGQRVALVVPAGPDRDRGPATLAGLLETALAGRGARPEVVEVAADDAEAAHAALGAVDAVVVLTDLDPGTDARDAFAAVAAAALGAPRRLLGVVRSGGATGLAGLLKAVHREAPATRVRAVEVDPDTWPVDPDDLTAALVAELADDRGPVEVVWRDGRRRARRVVARDLDGEGDGDGLSLGDGAVVLVTGGARGITASVATALGAATGCRLVLVGSSPLPGPEDPRLAEAADAPALRQAIVGLGEVTSLPEVEAAVRRTLADRQIRATLAGLAEAGVEVEYHSLDVRDGAGLTALVAEVVARHGRLDGIVHGAGILDDHLLADKDPEAFARVFATKVDPARALLAAAPDSTRFVVLFGSISGVFGNRGQTDYGAANDALDRLAEGANRAGRRVVAVDWGPWAGGGMVSPELEREYARRGIGLVDPSEGVAALLAELAAGDGAPQVVVMRSTPEALDPDGAAALAAAGLPVAGA, from the coding sequence ATGGGGACGTCGCACACCACCCGCCCCGAGGCCGCACCGGCCCTGGTCATCGCATCCGACCCCGTCGGCCGGGCCAACCCCGACCTCGTCGTCGCGGCCACCCGCGCCGGGGCCGTCGGGCTCCTCGACCTCCGGTCCGGCCCCCCCGGGCCCGGCGGGGGCGATGCCGTGCGGCGGGCCGACCCCGCTCTGGTCGGGCTCCGCATCGGCCTGGGCGACGTCGACGGGCTGACCGACGGGCTGACGACCGTCCCCGAGGCGCGCGGGCCCGTCGTCGTCGCGGCGCGCGCTGCCGCGCTCGACGAGGTCCGCGCCGGCATCGCCGCCGTCGTCGCCGCGGCCGATGGCCGCGAGGTGCTGGCCGAGGTCACCGACCGCACGGCTGCAGTCGCCGCCGTGGAGGCCGGGGCCACCGGCGTGCTCGGCGTGGGGTCCGAGGCCGGTGGGCGCATCGGCGAGGTGGAGTCGTCGATCCTGCTCCAGCAGCTCCGCGCCGACCTCGACCCCGCGGTGCCGGTCTGGGCCTGGGGCGGCATCGGCCTCCACTCGGCCGCCGCAGCCGTCGCCGGCGGGGCCGCCGGGGTGGTGCTCGACGGCCAGCTCGCGCTGGTGCGGGAGTCGGCCCTCGGCGACGAGGCCCGCGCCGCGGTCGCGGCCATGGACGGCAGCGAGACCCGGGTCGTCGGCGGGCACCGCCTGTTCACCCGGCCCGACCTGGAGGTGGCGACCCTCCCCGACACCACCACGCCGGAGGAGGTCGCCGCCCGCGTCGGCCCCGACCTCCGGGACGACCTCCTGCCGATCGGCGCCGACGGGGCCGCGGCCGAGTCCTTCGCCCGCCGCTTCGGCACCGTCGGCGGCGTGGTGCAGGCGGTCACCACCGCCGTCCGGTCCCACCTGGAGGCGGCCCGCACCCACCAGCCGCTGGCCTCCGGCCACGGCGTGGCCGCCAGCCACGGCACCCGCCACCCGCTCGCCCAGGGCCCCATGACCCGGGTCAGCGACCGGGCCGCCTTCGCCGCCTCGGTGGCCGAGGGCGGCGCCCTCCCGTTCCTCGCCCTGGCCCTCATGGGCGGGTCCGAGGTGCGGGACCTGCTGACCGAGACGGCCGAGCGCCTGGGCGACCGCCCGTGGGGCGTCGGCATCCTCGGCTTCGTCCCCCCGGAGGTGCGCGAGGCCCAGCTGGAGGCGGTCCACGACGTGGCCCCGCCCGTCGCCCTCATCGCCGGGGGCCGGCCGTCGCAGGCCCGGCCCCTCGAGGACGCCGGCATCGCGACCTACCTCCACGTGCCCTCCCCCGGCCTCCTCGACCGCTTCCTGAAGGACGGCGCCCGTCGCTTCGTCTTCGAGGGGCGCGAGTGCGGCGGCCACGTCGGGCCCCGGTCGAGCTTCTCCCTGTGGGACGCGCAGATCGAGCGCCTGCTGGCCGACGACGACCCGTCCTCGCTCCACGTGCTGCTCGCCGGCGGCATCCACGACGCCCGCTCCGGCGCCATGGCCGCCACCGCGGCGGCCCCCCTCGCCGCCCGCGGCGCCCACGTGGGGGCCCTCATGGGGACCGCCTACCTGTTCACCCCCGAGGCCGTCGCCGGCGGCGCCATCACCCCCACCTTCCAGGAGGTGGCGGTGGGCTGCACCCGCACGGTGCTGCTCGAGACCGCCCCCGGCCACGCCACCCGCTGCGTCGAGACCGACTACGTGCGCGCCTTCCGCGCCCGTCGCGACGATCTGGAGGCCGAGGGCGTCGAGGCCCAGGCCCGCTGGGCCGAGCTGGAGACGCTCAACCTGGGCCGGCTCCGGATGGCGTCCAAGGGCCTCACCCGCGACGGCGACCACCTGGTCGAGCTGGACGACGCGGCCCAGCGCCGCGACGGCATGTTCATGATCGGCGAGGTGGCCACGGTCCACTGCGAGGTCTCCTCGGTCGAGCAGCTGCACCGCTCGGTGTCCGAGGGCAGCGTCGACGTCGTCGAGGCGGTGGCCGGCACCGCTCCCGTGCGCGCCGTCGACCGCCCGGAGGGCCCCGCCCCCCTCGACGTGGCCGTCGTCGGGATGGCGTCGTTCTTCCCCGGCGCCCCCGACGCCGACGCCTTCTGGGCCAACGTGGTCGGCGGCGTCAACAGCATCACCGAGGTCCCGGCCGAGCGCTGGGACGTCGACACCTACTACGACCCCGAGGCGGTCACGCGGGACGCCGGTCGCAAGACCCCGTCGCGCTGGGGCGGGTTCCTCGACCGCATCGGCTTCGACCCCCTCGCCTACGGCATCCCCCCGGCGTCGCTGGCCGCGGTCGAGCCGGTGCAGCTGCTCAGCCTCGAGGTGGCCGCCCGGGCCCTGGCCGACGCCGGCTACGCCACCCGGGAGTTCGACCGCGACCGGGCGTCGGTGGTCTTCGGCGCCGAGAGCGGCAACGACCTGGCCGGGGCCTACGGGTTCCGGGCCTACTTCCCCTCCGTCCTGGGCGACCTCCCGCCCGAGCTGGACGCGCACCTCCCCGCCTACACCGAGGACTCCTTCCCCGGCGTCCTCACCAACGTCATCGCCGGGCGCATCGCCAACCGCCTCGACCTGGGCGGGGTGAACTACACCCTCGACGCGGCCTGCGCCTCGTCGCTCGCCGCCGTCGACGCCGCGGCCAAGGAGCTCGTCAGCGGCAGCAGCGACCTGGTGGTCTGCGGCGGCGCCGACCTCCACAACGGGCTCAACGACTACCTCCTCTTCGCGTCGGTGCACGCCCTCTCGCCCACCGGCCAGTGCCGGACCTTCGACCGCGACGCCGACGGCATCGCCCTGGGCGAGGGCATCGCCGCGGTCATCCTCAAGCGCCGCGCCGACGCCGAGCGCGACGGCGACCGCATCTACGCCGTGCTCGACGCCGTCGCAGGGTCGAGCGACGGCCGCCACCTCGGCCTCACCGCCCCCCGCAAGGAGGGCCAGCAGCGGGCCGTGACCCGGGCCCTGGCCCGGTCGGGGCGCTCGGCCGCGGAGATCGGCCTGGTCGAGGCGCACGGCACCGGCACCGTCGTGGGCGACCGGACCGAGCTGGCCACCCTCACCGAGCTCTACGCGGCCGAGGGGTCGGCCCCCGGCTCCGCCGTGGTCGGCTCGGTGAAGAGCCAGATCGGCCACACCAAGTGCGCCGCCGGCCTGGCCGGGCTCATCAAGGCGGTGCGCGCCGTGCACCACGGCGTCCTGCCGCCCACCCTCAACGTGGTCGACCCCAACCCCTACTGGGACCCGGCCACCAGCCCCTTCCGCCTGCTCGACACCGCCCGGCCCTGGCTCGACGACGAGCGCCGGGCCGCGGTGAGCGCCTTCGGCTTCGGCGGCACCAACTTCCACGCCATCGTGTCCGCCGCGGAGGCGGAGGTGGCACCGCACGGCCTCGACCGGTGGCCGGCGGAGCTGGTCCTCGTCCGGGGCGCCTCCGCGGAGGAGGCCCGCACCCGCACCGCGGAGCTGGCCGACCTGGTCGACCGCATCGTCGAGGCCGACCCCCGGGGCCAGCGCCACCGGCTGCGCGACGTGGCCCGCACCGCGTGCGCCGCCGGCGAGGGGCCCGTCCGCACCGCGGTGGTCGCCTCCGACCTGGCCGACCTGGCCGCCGGCCTGCGCGCCGCCCTCGCCGGCACCGACCGCCCGGGCGTCTTCGTCGCCGGCCCCGAGGTCGACGAGGCCGCGCCGCCCACCGTCGCCTTCCTCTACCCGGGCCAGGGGAGCCAGCGCCCGGGGATGCTGGGGGACCTCTTCGTCGCCTTCCCGCAGCTGCGCGACGTGCTCCGCACGGGGCGTCGGTGGGTCGAACTCATGCTGCCCCCCGCCGCCTTCGGCAAGGAGGCCCGGGCCGCCCAGCGCGAGGCCCTGACCGCCACCCAGGTGGCCCAGCCCACCCTGGGCATGGCCGCGCTGGCGATGACCCGCCTCCTCGGCCAGGTCGGCGTGGCACCGGCGATGGCCGGCGGGCACAGCTACGGCGAGCTCGCCGCCCTGGCCGCGGCCGGGGCGTTCGACGACGCCACCCTCCTCGACCTGAGCCGGACCCGGGGCGAGGCCATCACCGAGGCCATCGCGGCGAGCGGCGGAGATGCCGGCGCCATGGCCGCGGTGCGGCTCGACCGCGCCGCGCTGGAGGGCCGGCTCGACGCCTGGCCCGGCGTGGTGGTGGCCAACCACAACGGACCGACCCAGGCCGTCCTCTCCGGGCCCACCGCAGCGGTCGAGGCCGCCGTCGAGGCCCTGACCGCCGAGGGCACCAAGGCCAAGCTCCTGCCCGTGGCCTGCGCCTTCCACAGCCCGCTGGTCGCCTCGGCCGGCTCCCAGCTCCGCGACGCGGTGCACCGCGCCGAGGTGGGCGAGCTGGCCTTCCCGGTGTGGTCGAACGTCACCGCGGCCCCGTACCGCGACGCGTCGGAGGTGCCGGACCTGCTGGGCCGCCAGGTCGCCGAGGGCGTCCGCTTCGTCGACCAGGTCGAGGCCATGTACGAGGCAGGCGCGCGCGTCTTCGTCGAGGCCGGGCCCGGCCGGGTGCTCACCCAGCAGGTGGCCGACGTCCTGGGCGACCGCCCCCACCACATGGTCGCCACCGACGTGGCCGGCGAGGCGGGGCTGCCACGGTTCCTGCTCGCCCTGGCCGAGCTGGCCGCCCTGGGTGTGCCCGTCGACGCCTCCCCGCTGTTCGCAGGGCGGGCCCGCCTGCTCAGCACCCGCGCCCTGCCCGCGCCCACCCCGGGGTGGGAGGTCGACGGCATGCTCACCCGCACCGCCGACGGTCGACCGGTGGCCGGTGGGCTCCAGCCCGCCGACACCATGCCGACCCTCTCCCTCGGCGCCCTCGGCGGGGCCCCGCCCTCGGCCGGCGCCGACCAGGCGGTGCTCGAGTACCTCCGCAGCGTGCGCGAGCTGGTGGCGGCCGAGCGCGACGTGATGCTCGGCTACCTCGGCGCCCCCGTGACGGCCAGCCCGTCCCTGGGGCCGGTCGAGGGGGCGTCTCCGGCGGCGCTGGTGGCCACCGCCACCCCGGCGGCCGACGACCAGGGGGCAGCCCCGACCCGCGCCGCCCGGCCGACCGGCGACGCCCTGCTGACCGTCGTGCTCGAGCTGGTCAGCGACCGCACCGGCTACCCCGTCGACATGCTCGACCCCGACCTCGACCTCGAGGCCGACCTCTCCATCGACTCCATCAAGCGCATCGAGATCATCGGCGAGCTGGCCGAGGCCATCGGCCTCGGCGCCGCCGGCGACGCCATCGACGAGTCCGTCGTCGAGGAGCTGGCCGCCCTCAAGAGCCTCCGCGCCATCGTCACCTGGATCGACGCCTCCGCCGACCTGCTCGGCGCCCCCGACGCGGTGCCGGCCCCCCCGGCCTCCGCCGCCGCCCGGCCGACCGGCGACGCCCTGCTGACCGTCGTGCTCGAGCTGGTCAGCGACCGCACCGGCTACCCCGTCGACATGCTCGACCCCGACCTCGACCTCGAGGCCGACCTCTCCATCGACTCCATCAAGCGCATCGAGATCATCGGCGAGCTGGCCGAGGCCATCGGCCTCGGCGCCGCCGGCAACGCCATCGACGAGTCCGTCGTCGAGGAGCTGGCCGCCCTCAAGAGCCTCCGCGCCATCGTCACCTGGATCGACGCCTCCGCCGACGACCCCGGCGCCGGGGAGGCGCCGGAAGCGGCCCCCGCCGCCGACGACGAGGGCGCGCCCGACGGACCGCCGGTGCCGCCCGGCGCCCTGCGCCACGAGGTCGAGCTGGTGGACCTGGGCCCCGTGGCCGACCCGGCAGACCTGGGGGGCCAGCGGGTGGCGCTCGTGGTCCCGGCCGGGCCCGACCGCGACCGGGGACCGGCCACCCTGGCCGGGCTGCTGGAGACCGCCCTGGCCGGGCGCGGTGCCCGCCCCGAGGTCGTGGAGGTGGCCGCCGACGACGCCGAGGCCGCCCACGCCGCCCTCGGCGCGGTCGACGCCGTCGTGGTGCTCACCGACCTCGACCCCGGCACCGACGCCCGGGACGCCTTCGCCGCGGTGGCCGCCGCCGCCCTCGGCGCCCCCCGCCGGCTCCTCGGCGTCGTGCGGTCGGGCGGGGCCACCGGCCTCGCCGGGCTGCTCAAGGCCGTGCACCGCGAGGCGCCCGCCACGCGGGTCCGCGCCGTGGAGGTCGATCCCGACACCTGGCCGGTCGACCCCGACGACCTCACCGCCGCCCTGGTGGCCGAGCTGGCCGACGACCGGGGACCGGTCGAGGTGGTGTGGCGCGACGGGCGCCGGCGGGCCCGGCGCGTCGTCGCCCGCGACCTCGACGGCGAGGGCGACGGCGACGGGCTCTCGCTCGGCGACGGGGCCGTGGTCCTGGTGACCGGCGGGGCCCGCGGCATCACCGCCTCGGTGGCGACCGCCCTGGGGGCGGCCACGGGCTGCCGCCTCGTCCTCGTGGGGTCCTCGCCGCTGCCCGGACCCGAGGACCCGCGGCTCGCGGAGGCCGCCGACGCCCCGGCCCTGCGCCAGGCGATCGTGGGCCTGGGCGAGGTCACCTCCCTGCCGGAGGTGGAGGCCGCCGTGCGCCGCACCCTCGCCGACCGCCAGATCCGGGCCACCCTGGCCGGGCTGGCCGAGGCAGGCGTCGAGGTCGAGTACCACAGCCTCGACGTCCGCGACGGGGCCGGGCTCACCGCCCTCGTGGCCGAGGTGGTGGCGCGCCACGGCCGCCTCGACGGCATCGTCCACGGGGCCGGGATCCTCGACGACCACCTGCTGGCGGACAAGGACCCGGAGGCCTTCGCCCGGGTGTTCGCCACCAAGGTCGACCCGGCCCGGGCCCTGCTCGCCGCCGCCCCCGACAGCACGCGCTTCGTGGTGCTGTTCGGCAGCATCAGCGGCGTGTTCGGCAACCGGGGCCAGACCGACTACGGCGCGGCCAACGACGCCCTCGACCGCCTGGCCGAGGGGGCCAACCGGGCGGGCCGGCGGGTCGTGGCCGTCGACTGGGGCCCCTGGGCCGGCGGCGGCATGGTGTCGCCGGAGCTGGAGCGGGAGTACGCCCGCCGGGGCATCGGCCTCGTCGACCCCTCCGAGGGCGTGGCCGCCCTGCTGGCCGAGCTGGCCGCGGGCGACGGTGCGCCCCAGGTGGTGGTGATGCGCTCCACCCCCGAGGCCCTCGACCCCGACGGGGCCGCCGCCCTCGCCGCCGCCGGCCTCCCCGTCGCCGGCGCCTGA
- a CDS encoding TMEM165/GDT1 family protein encodes MDAFLVSLGVIFVAELGDKSQLMALAFATRYRTVPVLVGITVATALVHGVSVVVGAVVGAQLPTDAINVVAGLAFLGFAWWTWRGDELSEDEEARAGRTGRSTVLAVGTAFFLAELGDKTMLATITLATRDGLVGVWVGSTVGMVAADALAIVVGRALGARLPERAIRIGATVAFVLFGLLLLVEGLA; translated from the coding sequence GTGGACGCCTTCCTGGTCAGCCTCGGGGTGATCTTCGTCGCCGAGCTGGGCGACAAGAGCCAGCTCATGGCCCTCGCCTTCGCCACCCGGTACCGGACGGTGCCGGTGCTGGTCGGCATCACCGTGGCCACCGCCCTGGTCCACGGCGTGTCGGTGGTGGTGGGGGCCGTGGTCGGGGCCCAGCTGCCCACCGATGCCATCAACGTGGTGGCGGGGCTGGCCTTCCTCGGGTTCGCCTGGTGGACCTGGCGGGGCGACGAGCTGTCCGAGGACGAGGAGGCCCGGGCCGGGCGGACCGGGCGGTCCACCGTGCTCGCCGTGGGCACGGCGTTCTTCCTGGCCGAGCTGGGGGACAAGACCATGCTCGCCACCATCACCCTCGCCACCCGCGACGGGCTGGTGGGGGTGTGGGTCGGCTCGACCGTCGGCATGGTCGCGGCCGACGCCCTCGCCATCGTGGTGGGGCGGGCCCTCGGCGCCCGGCTGCCCGAGCGGGCGATCCGCATCGGGGCCACCGTCGCCTTCGTCCTCTTCGGCCTGCTCCTCCTGGTGGAGGGGCTGGCCTGA